CCGTACGCTCCAGATACGGCTTGATCATCTGTTCCAGCTCGTCCCGGGTGACGTGCGCGTCCACCTCGAGCGCCGGCAGATGGATGTCGGCGGTGGACGTGCGGGACAGCATCTCCTTCGCGCCGCGCACGTCCTCCAGCAGCATCCGGCGGTGCCGCCGGTCGGTGCCGTCCTCCGGCTCGACCAGGTGCTTCCACAGGTCCGGGTGGGTGTCGCCGTAGGTGCCACCGAGGTGGCTGACCACCGCATAGTCGAAGTCCAGGCCGCCGACGTCGCCGAGCCCCTGCTCGGCCAGCACCTCGAAACCGTGCTGCGTCCGGCGTACGACGGTCGCGTCGAACGTGCCGCCGCCGAGGTCGTAGATCGCCAGCGACCGGCCCGGCGGCACGGAGGTGCCGAGGACCGCGGTGAAGTACGACGCGGCGGCCACCGGCTCCGGGATCAGCTGCGGCCGCGGCAGGCCGGCCATCTGCGCCGCCTGCACCAGCATGTTGCGGCGCCGCTCACCCCAGCGCGCTGGATGGGTCATCCGCAGCTGCTCCGGGATGCCGCCGATCTGCCGGCGTACCTCGGTGACGATCTGCTCCAGCACCGCGGCGGCCAGCCGCGGCACCTCGATCTCGCTCTCGCCGAGCAACACGGTCACGTCGTCGACGCGGCGCTTGGGATTGGGTTCGAACCGGCCGGGATCGACCCGGGCGTTTCGCTCGGCGTCCCGGCCGACCAGGATCTTGCCGTCGGTCCCCAGGTAAACCGCGGACGGCAGCAGCGGCGACCCGTCGAACAGCAACGGCCGGACCCGGCCGTCCGCGGTCCGCAGCATCGCCACCGTGTTGGAGGTGCCGAAATCGACCCCGAGCACGCGCATTGACCACTCCCCTCGGCCGACACCCTATCGATCCGGAGCGACCGAACGCCGACCGGAGGGTACGCGGCCGGCCGGACGATTTCCGGCATAACCGGCCTATCCCGGTGAAACCGATCCGACTCCCGGCGGCTGACCAACCCCCGGCATACTGCTGCCGTGGCACACCGGTTTCCCTACCTGGACCACCCGTATCCGCTGGCCTTCGCGCACCGCGGCGGCGCGCTGACCGGCCGCGAGAACACCGCGGCCGCCTTCGAGCGGGCCGTGTCGCTCGGTTACCGGTACGTCGAGACCGACGCGCACGTCACCGCCGACGGCGTCCTGGTGGCCTTCCACGACCCGACGCTGGACCGGGTGACCGACCGGCGAGGCGCCATCGCCAACCTGCCGTGGTCGGAGGTCAGCAAGGCGCGGATCGGCGACGACCCGATCCCGCTGCTGGAGGACCTGCTCGGCGCCTGGCCGGAGCTGCGGTTCAACATCGACCCGAAGGCCAACGCCGCGGTCGGGCCACTGGTCGAGACGATCCGCCGGACCAACTCCATCGACCGCGTCTGCGTCGGCTCCTTCTCCGACCGCCGGCTGGCGATGGCCCGCGCCGCGCTCGGACCGCGGCTGTGTACGTCCACCGGCCCGCGCGCGGTCGCTGCCATCCGCTTCGGCTCCTGGCTGCTGCCTGTCAACGGCCGGGTCGCGCAGCCGCCGGCGGTCCCGTGCCTGCAGATCCCCACCTCGTACGGTCGCGTGCCGGTGGGCGACGCTCGGCTGGTTCGCCGCGCGCACGCACTCGGCATGCAGGTGCACATCTGGACCATCGACGACCCCGACGAGGTGCGCCGGCTGCTCGACATCGGTGTCGACGGCATCATGACCGACGACCTGGAGATGCTGCGGTCGGTCTACCAGGAGCGCGGCATCTGGGGCTAGGTTCGGCTAGTAGAGTGTCGCCGTTGGCGGGTCAGCGGAAGTCGTCCGCGTGGTCGACGGCCCACTGCTGGTACGTCAGCGCCGGCCGGCCGAGCACGTCCTGGACCGTCGTGGTCACCGGTTCCGGCCGCGCCAGCATCCGCGACCAGGTCCGCATCGCACTGTCGGCCATCTCCGTCGGCCAGCCGGCCGCCCGTAACTGACGCTGCGCCTCGGCTGGCGCCAGCTCCTCGAACCGCAGCTCACGACCGATGGCCGCGCCGATCGCCGCCATCTGCTCGGCCTGCGTAACCAGCGCCGGTCCGGTCACCGCGTACGTGGCACCCGCGTGGCCGTCGCCGGTCAGCGCCGCCACCGCGACCGCGGCGATGTCCGCTTCGTGGATCAGCGGCCGCGCCAACTGCGCGTACGCCGCACGTACGACGCCTTCCGCGCGGATGGTCGAGGCCCAGCCGAGTGTATTGCCGGCGAAGCCGCCGGGCCGTACGAAGGTCCACTCGGCGCCGGACCGTCGCACCTCGCGCTCAAGTGCGGCGTGGAACTCGGAGTTGGGATCCTTTTGCCGGTCCACGCCGTCCACGACCCCCATCGACGACAGCACGACGATCCGCGCCGTTCTCTTCGCCAGCGCAGCGACGACGTCCGGCACGGTGTCGGCCGGCGTGCCGAGATACGGCCATAGCAGGAACGCCGCCTCGGACTCCTCAGCTGCCGCCGCGATCGTGTCGGGCTCGCCGAGGTCGCCTCGTACGACCTCGGCACCTGCCAACCGCGCCTTCGACGAGTCGCGTACGACCGCCCGGACCTCCCGGCCGGCCGCGACCAGCTGGCGTACAACCTGGCCACCGACCTTTCCGGTCGCGCCGGTCACCACTATCCGGTCTGTCATCGCACACTCTCCTCAACGTCGATTCCCCTTCCGATCCGACGCTAAAACCTCAATATTCATTGAGGTCAACCCGGCGAAATTCGCTGCGCCAGACGCGAGGGAGGTCCGTCATGGGGCGCGCAGGCGTCATCCCGCGCTGAACGCCGGCCGAGAAGCGCGTTCGGATTCCGATCACGCGCGCCTGGAGGCCACCGCGGTGTTCCGTCTGCTCGAAAGCCTCGTCGACCCGTTCCGTACGCGGCGCGTCGACACCCCGTCCGACCGAGTCTTTCCCCTCCTGATCCATGAGTTCCGGCCGCTGCGAGCGGTCGTCGCGGCCATCGAGGTCTGGCTGATCGGTTACGCCGGGCGGCTGGTTCCGCGACGACCTTGCCGGCCGGATTGCCACG
The nucleotide sequence above comes from Fodinicola acaciae. Encoded proteins:
- a CDS encoding glycerophosphodiester phosphodiesterase, encoding MAHRFPYLDHPYPLAFAHRGGALTGRENTAAAFERAVSLGYRYVETDAHVTADGVLVAFHDPTLDRVTDRRGAIANLPWSEVSKARIGDDPIPLLEDLLGAWPELRFNIDPKANAAVGPLVETIRRTNSIDRVCVGSFSDRRLAMARAALGPRLCTSTGPRAVAAIRFGSWLLPVNGRVAQPPAVPCLQIPTSYGRVPVGDARLVRRAHALGMQVHIWTIDDPDEVRRLLDIGVDGIMTDDLEMLRSVYQERGIWG
- a CDS encoding NAD(P)H-binding protein, producing the protein MTDRIVVTGATGKVGGQVVRQLVAAGREVRAVVRDSSKARLAGAEVVRGDLGEPDTIAAAAEESEAAFLLWPYLGTPADTVPDVVAALAKRTARIVVLSSMGVVDGVDRQKDPNSEFHAALEREVRRSGAEWTFVRPGGFAGNTLGWASTIRAEGVVRAAYAQLARPLIHEADIAAVAVAALTGDGHAGATYAVTGPALVTQAEQMAAIGAAIGRELRFEELAPAEAQRQLRAAGWPTEMADSAMRTWSRMLARPEPVTTTVQDVLGRPALTYQQWAVDHADDFR